The window GTGACGGCGCCAGCACGCACCAGTTTTACCGGAGATTCGTTTCCACCAGAGTTCCCTGAAGTGTTGTTTCTGTGTGAGGTTAGAGTTTTTTGAGTGTTCAGTTTCCTTCCTAGTCTTGCAGTCGGTGTGCTCGTGTGGAGGTGACAGATGGACGCCGTCTGGATCGGTTATGATGGGTACAGGCCTGTCGACTCGTACAAGGAACCATGTAGGAAACAGCGCAGGTGGGTATGTGGTTTCCTTGCCTTGCACCAGTTCCCTACCCTGTCATGTTTGGAATCAGCGAACAACAAAACTAAAATCGTATTCCGTACTCCTTTTTCAGCCAAATGGTATtgttccgtttctctctttcgaaAAATTCTACGGGGACAGCCAGGTCTCCACGGGTATGCCGAATCCGAGCTATTCCCCACATATTTTTCGGCCTGTATTTTGTACGGATACAGATGCAGGAAAAAAAAGTGTGTGCGACATACGTTTGGACGCAAGCGTAGTTACGGCTTTGCCGGTATCTCTTTACAAGCGATGGAAGAGCAGCAACACAATTAGACCGACACACATCCTATGGTTTATTAATGACTTCATTTGTTCGATTTCGCGAGACGGACGGTAAGCAATGACGTGTGCAAATACGTTGGGAACACAGGCACTGCGCGGCCTACGTGCCTTTCAGATTTTCAAAAGAAtggaaaaagacaagcagCCACGCTTCTTCAAGTGGGTACTCCCCAACACTCGAGAAGAATCCACAGGCACTAGGTTGGGGCGCGTGCACCCGGAGAAAAAATCACTTGCTTCGGACGCCTTCTGCACACTTCCACAGAGCCCCGCAAAGATTTACCATATCAAAacggagaggacagagaactCATAAATGATCTTCGGAGCTCTTTTTCAATTGTACGCCCTCACTTTGTCATGGGGAACGAATCCCATCGACGTAATACGAAATGCATGTGTTGGatcgttttttcccttcatcgccgcgtttcccctcgcaGATGAGGTAGCACACTTCGCACACCATCCCCAGAAGGGTACACAAACCCTGAAAAATTTCGGTGTCTTCTTCACCGGCTTTCTCTCTACACACTTTGTGGAAATGTACGCAAATGATAGCTTTGGCGAGACCCGACGTAATCTCCCGTGTCTCAGCCTTCTTCCAACTCTGCTCTTACCACAGGCAGCGTTAAAAAGCGTAGGATACACGAGGGCGATGTACTGATTCCAACTCATCTGTCCTTCTCTGGCCTCCAGCGCATCTCACTTCCCACGCCAGGGGCGGCGCACTACGCAGTGACGAACACTTGCACTGATAATCCACGATTCGCTCAGCGGTCTGTCAGTGTCTCCCGGAGACAGTTGATGGTAAACCTTAGGGTATCGCTTTGTTTTTCGCCGTGCCTATTGGTCTTTCTTCACCGGCATCCGTTGCGATTGACGAACCCACAGAACCGGATGTAGACGTCCTGAGGAATTCTACATCTCTGGCTTTAACTGGCTTTCTCCAAGAAGACGCTTCCATCTACGAACCCAAGGGTAATTCTTTGCTCCGCCGGCATTTCTCTTTattctccgccttcctcacaGCTCTTTGCCTCCGCTGGATCCCACCCCCATGTTCTGCGCAATCACGGGGGAACGGAAGTGGTGCTGAGGAACGAAATGCATGCCGTTGCCAGGCCGATTATctggaaggaagcagagacagcccgcAGAGTGTCAAACACATGCTGGAAGGACAGCTGAATCGAAATCACACCAAAATAATTTTGAGTGTCGCCGAGCATATCTTTGTCCCCATAGAGGTGCTCTCTAAACAAGCGTTTTCCCTCCGCAGATGACTAGACACGAACCACAGGGTGCATGTCACGAGAGCGCAACAGCTATTTGGAGCCTGAgcagacagaaacagacgcgtgcgcgtctgAAGCCAAAATTTATGTGTCTTTACGGTGTGAGGCATTCGTCTTTCGGAGACAGAACAAAcgacgcagccgcggcgTCCGAGGCGTGGTTGCCCCGATAcccgaaaaggaaaaagacaccaCCTTGGAACGCCCTGAAGTAAGTTTCGCGTGTGTAGCTCCCCCTGTTTCCGCGTACACCGGTGCACGCCTtgccgcttttcttcttacCAATAGGCAGGAACCAGAGAAGAGGATTATAGCCGAAAGTGTCATTGAAATTGATCCACGCGCCGCGGGTCCACATCGACTGCAAGGACACAGATACACGAGCGAACCAGCAGCATGCACgggtctcttctttcgcacACTCCACAGTCACCGCCTGTACACACTCCGTGCGTTTCGTGTTTCTTCACAGGCGCGCAGAAAGAATGTAATTAAAATAACCCTCACGAAAGACCCCTCAACCTAGTCCTACTTTGCCTGCTCGACTTACCTGTTGCTCCGCTGCATATGCGGGGTAATGTCTGAACTGCTTTTCGCAGAACTCAATTGTCGTCATCCCCTTCACCACGAGGTAAAGGTGAAAGCCCAGAAAGCCCGTCACCACAATGCCGAGAAAAATGTCCAGCGTCTCTCCGAACAGAAGCCAGAACAAGACGGCAAAAGTTTCCTACCGATACATAGCAAACAGACAGGTCCACATCTCACGCAGAAGGCTTTCCTCTCACGTCCCTCTACCGGCCCCCCAGCGACAAGGATCCTCTTTTCTCACTCTTTTTCCCTAGAGCGGCTTTGCTCCACACCATGCCACACAGAAaagtagatatatatagatgtcCCTATCCAAAGGGACACATGCATAGAAGTGTGGAAAAGACAGCCAACCCACCCGCGTGGTTCCCGCCAAATGCATCACTTCGAGTCTGGGGGTGTATGGACTACACGATAGGTGGGTACATCCCTAGGCTGACGTCGAGTCCCAGACCACCCGGTGGAGTGTTCTAGTGTCCATACGTCAAAGCAATCTCTGTAACGATGCAATGCGTTTGCCATAACCGAGGTCAGGCTGCATTTCGTTCAAAAGGGATCCTGTCGCCGAGTGTGGAACCTTACCGAGGGAGAATTCACAGCTCTAGCAACAGATTCGAACATAGTCGCGGCGACGTAGACGGACAGGACGGACGAGTAGATAACAGCGAGCATGAAGTACTTGTGGTTCCCCCACCCGACGCAGTTGTCAATCCACGGGC of the Neospora caninum Liverpool complete genome, chromosome XII genome contains:
- a CDS encoding Os02g0819100 protein, related — its product is MANAPPLEAALIRPGEGSAVPALRVSESPGLGDSPRSPSDRGTKLHCHTAVRYAAPSNTTRGKFLRTLPVLFVLCLVSCVVLIYVALHILPLLGFAPCVDGDLDCVRDSGAFSRGLGELFALLILLTLQMTSFSLAVFVSPGGVPDLSAEEEERLLLHQPAMDHHCPWIDNCVGWGNHKYFMLAVIYSSVLSVYVAATMFESVARAVNSPSETFAVLFWLLFGETLDIFLGIVVTGFLGFHLYLVVKGMTTIEFCEKQFRHYPAYAAEQQSMWTRGAWINFNDTFGYNPLLWFLPIDNRPGNGMHFVPQHHFRSPVIAQNMGVGSSGGKEL